One part of the Marispirochaeta sp. genome encodes these proteins:
- a CDS encoding sugar ABC transporter permease YjfF (membrane component of a putative sugar ABC transporter system) — MKIGNYLKEKMAGTGFLLFITIIMFFIMYAGGVIVYSNQGFGNMQTFMNMLIDNAGLIIAAAGMTAVVITGGIDISVGSVVGLVCMMLAYMMQVMGMNAYVSIAVVLLFGIVFGTVQGWLIAYLRLQPFIVTLAGLFFCRGLTAVISVDQIAITNNETFLNMATKNIYLFFGATVNKRGIKLFPFIHPSVIIALCALVVVWYVLKYTKFGRSLFAIGGNEQSALLMGVNVRRTKMLAYIMNGFLAAMAGFVFCLNTTSGFVEQARGFEIEVIASTVIGGTLLSGGVGTVVGSFFGVLIKAIIETYIRCNGTLSSWWNKIVLSALLCFFIVLQSVFASLRRKRNM, encoded by the coding sequence ATGAAAATAGGCAACTACCTGAAAGAAAAAATGGCAGGCACCGGTTTTCTGTTATTCATTACGATTATCATGTTCTTCATAATGTATGCCGGCGGTGTGATTGTTTACAGCAACCAGGGCTTTGGAAACATGCAGACCTTTATGAACATGCTGATCGACAACGCAGGTTTGATAATCGCCGCGGCGGGCATGACTGCAGTCGTTATTACCGGCGGAATCGATATCTCTGTTGGTTCTGTTGTTGGTCTGGTCTGTATGATGCTGGCTTACATGATGCAGGTCATGGGCATGAATGCTTATGTTTCGATTGCTGTTGTGCTGCTGTTCGGCATTGTTTTTGGCACTGTTCAGGGCTGGCTGATTGCCTATTTGCGGCTGCAGCCCTTTATCGTTACCCTGGCGGGACTCTTTTTCTGCAGAGGCCTCACCGCGGTTATCAGTGTTGACCAGATTGCCATTACAAATAACGAGACCTTTCTTAATATGGCAACAAAGAATATTTATCTCTTCTTCGGGGCTACGGTGAACAAGAGGGGAATTAAGCTCTTTCCTTTTATCCATCCCAGCGTAATTATCGCACTGTGCGCACTGGTGGTTGTCTGGTATGTACTGAAATATACAAAGTTCGGCCGGTCCCTGTTCGCCATCGGCGGCAATGAACAGTCAGCCCTGTTGATGGGAGTAAACGTACGTCGAACAAAGATGCTGGCCTATATTATGAACGGTTTTCTGGCAGCCATGGCAGGGTTTGTATTTTGTCTGAACACTACCAGCGGGTTTGTGGAACAGGCCAGGGGCTTTGAGATTGAAGTTATCGCCTCTACGGTTATCGGCGGCACCCTGCTCTCCGGTGGTGTTGGAACGGTTGTGGGCAGCTTTTTCGGGGTTCTGATCAAGGCAATCATCGAAACCTACATCCGATGCAACGGAACTCTGTCGTCCTGGTGGAACAAGATCGTGCTGTCCGCGTTATTGTGCTTCTTTATTGTCCTGCAGAGTGTTTTTGCATCTCTCAGGCGAAAACGGAATATGTAA
- a CDS encoding ABC transporter permease, producing MKHNLRKLRGAALTISKKQLFLPVFALCLVLIVNIIETPTFFNISIQNGVLYGYIIDIINRASELIILAVGMTLVIATGGIDISVGAVSALAAAVCIRLLGSSYDAYATPMFLSILVALIAGMACGAFNGFLVSRLRIQAMVATLILFTAGRGIAQLISAREIGGKMVPGQILYVRMESFKAIGGFLPKVVVPTPVFIALGVVIIAYFILTRSALGLYVKTVGINSKAGRLVGINSQRIIFMCYLICGFTAAIAGVVTSSRIYSSDANNIGLYMELDAILAVALGGNSLSGGKFSLIGSVIGAITIQALTTSLYAMGITADQLPVYKAIVVVLIVSMQSDELKRWIRNFRQKSGTIKAVLQ from the coding sequence ATGAAACATAACCTACGCAAGCTGAGGGGTGCAGCACTTACGATTTCTAAGAAGCAGCTGTTTCTACCTGTCTTTGCACTGTGTCTCGTTCTGATTGTCAACATTATCGAGACACCAACATTTTTTAATATATCCATTCAAAACGGTGTGCTCTACGGATATATTATCGATATCATCAATCGTGCCAGCGAGCTTATTATACTGGCTGTCGGCATGACCCTGGTAATTGCTACAGGGGGGATTGATATCTCTGTTGGCGCGGTAAGTGCGCTGGCGGCTGCGGTGTGTATCCGTCTATTGGGCTCGAGTTACGACGCCTATGCTACACCGATGTTTCTGAGCATCCTTGTTGCCCTTATCGCCGGGATGGCCTGTGGAGCTTTTAACGGGTTCCTGGTATCACGATTGAGGATCCAGGCTATGGTTGCCACCCTCATTCTGTTTACCGCGGGCAGGGGGATTGCCCAGCTGATTAGCGCCAGGGAAATAGGCGGCAAAATGGTTCCCGGACAGATCCTTTATGTTCGTATGGAGTCCTTCAAAGCCATAGGAGGCTTTCTTCCAAAGGTTGTCGTGCCTACCCCGGTTTTTATTGCTCTTGGGGTAGTGATTATCGCCTATTTTATTCTAACCAGAAGCGCCCTGGGACTCTATGTTAAGACGGTGGGGATCAACAGCAAAGCCGGACGCCTGGTTGGAATAAATTCTCAGCGTATAATTTTTATGTGTTACCTGATCTGCGGGTTCACCGCAGCCATTGCCGGGGTTGTCACCTCCAGCCGAATTTATTCAAGCGACGCGAATAATATCGGACTCTACATGGAGCTCGATGCTATTCTTGCGGTAGCCCTTGGCGGCAACAGTCTGTCGGGAGGAAAATTCAGCCTGATTGGATCAGTTATTGGAGCAATAACCATCCAGGCCCTGACCACGAGTCTGTACGCTATGGGGATAACAGCGGACCAGCTGCCTGTATATAAGGCAATTGTTGTTGTGCTGATTGTATCCATGCAGTCGGATGAACTAAAAAGATGGATTCGTAATTTTCGGCAGAAGAGCGGCACTATAAAGGCGGTGCTGCAATGA